The proteins below come from a single Garra rufa chromosome 3, GarRuf1.0, whole genome shotgun sequence genomic window:
- the rufy1 gene encoding RUN and FYVE domain-containing protein 1 gives MADEDPNTKVECEDVPAKEEEPEATEPGQNDVANDTDEVQKDKRADSSWSAPILSFARKATETLSSGVNHYSTGLKGSDTSQHTSDTSDPLKTAAVKDPMVVERSNLLSMMKLSIKVLIQSSLSLGRTLDSDYPPLQQFFVVLEHCLKHGLKVRKTFIGQNKSIWAPLELMEKLCPESADIATSVRDMPGIKTGLGRARAWLHLALMQKKIADYMKELVNRKDLLGEFYEPGALMMEEEGAVIVGMLVGLNVIDANLCVKGEDLDSQVGVIDFSMYLKDPQSTESTQDDSKMTAILDQKHYIEELNRHLSCTVTDLQAKMDSLEKTNSKLIEELTAATDRINALREEQEQLKQENANILENSQRKEEVTLQDSQVELETYRQTRQGLDEMYNVVWKQYKEEKRIRLELQKELELQISLKQEMEVAMKLLEKDTHEKQDSLAALRQQLDQVKNLNLQMFNKAQDSDRVAQKKVEDMQQLEKKMIQMEATMKELEQRLQSSENVAKNTDESQNELRSEMKGKVNALQKRLADLDTLRAGLESELSKEKEQRQNLQKELQREQDNSAELRTQLQQLQGLQTELLDLRQEKKQLQQLCEEQEQALQEMGLHLSQSKLKMEDFKEVNKALKGHAWLKDDEATQCKQCQKEFSISRRKHHCRNCGDIYCNSCSSNELALPSYPRPVRVCDVCHSLLLQRSTIRS, from the exons ATGGCGGACGAGGATCCAAACACGAAAGTTGAATGCGAAGACGTTCCTGCAAAAGAAGAAGAACCAGAGGCTACGGAACCTGGGCAAAATGATGTCGCCAACGATACCGACGAAGTCCAGAAGGACAAACGGGCGGACAGCTCTTGGTCGGCGCCGATTTTGTCGTTTGCTCGGAAAGCGACGGAGACGCTGAGCAGTGGAGTGAATCACTACAGCACAGGGTTAAAAGGATCTGACACATCACAACACACCTCTGACACCTCAGATCCCCTAAAGACAGCAG CTGTGAAGGATCCGATGGTGGTGGAGAGGTCAAATCTCCTCAGCATGATGAAGCTCAGCATTAAGGTTTTGATCCAGTCGTCTCTCAGTCTCGGACGCACGCTGGACTCTGATTATCCACCTCTGCAGCAATTCTTCGTGGTTCTGGAGCATTGTCTTAAACATGGGTTAAAAG TGAGGAAGACTTTCATTGGTCAGAACAAGTCTATCTGGGCTCCTCTAGAGCTGATGGAGAAACTGTGCCCTGAGTCAGCAGACATTGCCACCAGTGTGCGGGATATGCCAGGAATCAA GACAGGCCTCGGACGAGCCCGAGCGTGGCTGCATCTGGCTCTAATGCAGAAAAAAATCGCAGACTACATGAAAGAGCTTGTAAATAGAAAAGACCTTCTTGG GGAGTTCTATGAACCCGGGGCTCTTATGATGGAGGAGGAGGGGGCTGTGATCGTAGGGATGCTGGTGGGTCTAAATGTGATCGATGCCAATCTGTGTGTGAAAGGAGAGGATCTGGATTCCCAG GTGGGCGTCATTGACTTCTCGATGTATCTAAAGGATCCGCAATCAACTGAGAGTACACAAGA TGATTCAAAAATGACAGCCATTCTTGACCAGAAGCACTACATAGAAGAACTAAACCGGCATCTAAGCTGCACGGTCACGGATCTTCAGGCCAAGATGGACTCATTGGAGAAAACCAACAGCAAACTCATTGAGGAG CTTACAGCGGCCACAGACAGAATCAATGCTCTGCGTGAAGAGCAGGAACAACTTAAACAAGAAAATGCAAATATTCTCGAAAATAGTCAGAGGAAAGAGGAG GTGACTCTGCAAGACAGTCAGGTAGAGCTAGAAACGTATCGACAGACTCGGCAGGGTTTGGATGAAATGTACAATGTAGTTTGGAAACAGTACAAGGAGGAGAAAAGAATCCGGCTG GAGCTGCAGAAGGAGCTGGAGCTGCAGATCAGTCTGAAGCAGGAAATGGAAGTTGCCATGAAACTCCTGGAAAAGGACACACATGAGAAACAAGACTCGTTGGCCGCACTGCGACAACAACTAGACCAAGTCAAGAATCTCAACCTACAGATGTTCAACAAAGCACAG GATTCTGACAGAGTGGCCCAGAAAAAAGTGGAGGACATGCAACAACTGGAAAAGAAGATGATTCAGATGGAAGCGACCATGAAGGAACTAGAGCAGAG GCTTCAAAGTTCAGAAAATGTTGCCAAGAACACGGATGAAAGTCAGAATGAGCTGAGATCGGAGATGAAAGGGAAAGTAAACGCTCTGCAGAAGCGTCTCGCTGACCTCGACACACTCAG GGCAGGCCTGGAGTCGGAGCTCAGCAAGGAGAAAGAGCAGCGACAGAACCTGCAGAAGGAGCTACAGAGAGAACAGGACAACAGCGCAGAGCTGCGCACACAACTGCAGCAGCTGCAGGGCCTGCAGACG GAGCTGCTTGATCTTCGACAGGAGAAGAAACAGCTTCAGCAGCTGTGTGAGGAGCAGGAACAGGCTCTACAGGAGATGGGCCTTCATCTCAGCCA ATCCAAACTCAAGATGGAGGACTTTAAAGAGGTCAACAAAGCCTTGAAG GGTCATGCCTGGCTAAAAGACGACGAAGCTACACAGTGCAAGCAGTGCCAAAAAGAATTCTCAATCTCTCGAAGAAAA catCATTGCAGAAACTGTGGAGACATCTATTGCAACAGCTGCTCTAGTAATGAGCTGGCTCTGCCCTCGTACCCCAGACCCGTCCGCGTTTGTGATGTCTGCCATTCGCTTCTGCTCCAGAGGAGCACCATCAGGTCCTGA
- the LOC141331367 gene encoding proheparin-binding EGF-like growth factor, which produces MKFLSILRLFVFTIVAVTSVSGASIERFESERPAQTAVIDLLEALNEKRSTVDNKQVELEEEDEYYYDDEEEDEFSGDYEVPLVAFSSKPKDPSAVLNAEKLEGAKRTGLGRKKGKGKGKGKKRNPCLKKYKDFCIHGTCQYLRDLKGPSCICDQGYSGERCHLFSLEVKKNEGAYNRTTALAVVAVVLSSLCLTIIGLLLALRFHKQGAYNVENEEKVKLGAAPHH; this is translated from the exons ATGAAGTTTTTAAGTATTTTGCGCCTTTTCGTCTTTACCATCG TGGCTGTGACATCTGTGAGCGGTGCGTCTATAGAGCGGTTCGAGAGTGAGAGGCCTGCACAGACGGCTGTGATTGATCTATTGGAGGCATTGAATGAGAAGAGATCTACTGTGGACAACAAGCAAGTGGAATTAGAGGAGGAAGACGAGTATTACTATGATGACGAAGAGGAGGATGAGTTTTCAGGGGATTACGAAGTGCCATTAG TTGCGTTTTCAAGCAAACCCAAAGACCCGAGTGCGGTTTTGAATGCGGAGAAACTTGAAGGCGCGAAGAGGACGGGGCTCGGAAGGAAGAAGGGAAAAGGAAAGGGAAAAGGCAAGAAAAGGAATCCATGTCTAAAAAAGTACAAAGACTTCTGTATCCACGGAACCTGCCAGTATCTCCGGGACTTAAAGGGGCCCTCATGCAT ATGTGACCAGGGTTACTCAGGAGAGCGGTGTCACCTTTTCTCCCTGGAGGTGAAGAAGAATGAGGGAGCGTATAACCGCACAACAGCGCTTGCTGTGGTGGCTGTGGTTCTCTCTTCATTATGTCTCACCATCATTGGACTACTTCTGGCACTCAG GTTTCACAAGCAAGGTGCATATAATGTGGAAAATGAGGAGAAGGTTAAACTGGGAGCCGCCCCGCATCACTAA
- the hnrnph1 gene encoding heterogeneous nuclear ribonucleoprotein H isoform X2 produces the protein MADGEGFVVRVRGLPWSCSVDEVQRFFSECKIASNGTSIHFTYTREGRPSGEAFVEFESEEDLKIAVKKDRETMGHRYVEVFKSNSVEMDWVLKHTGPNCPDTGGDGLVRLRGLPFGCSKEEIVQFFAGLEIVPNGITLPVDFQGRSTGEAFVQFASQDIAEKALKKHKERIGHRYIEIFKSSRAEVRTHYEPQRKVMGMQRPGPYDRPGGGRGYNSMGRGVSFERMRRGGYGGDGRYGDGGSSFQSTTGHCVHMRGLPYRATETDIYNFFSPLNPVRVHLEIGPDGRVTGEADVEFATHEDAVAAMSKDKANMQHRYVELFLNSTAGGGSGGYGGQMMGGMGNQSSYGHSSQQMGSGYSGGYGNQSGMGGYSDYSECQLFRSSASRFPAKSYRPWTPRGSSL, from the exons ATGGCGGATGGAGAGGGTTTTGTGGTGAGAGTCAGAGGTTTGCCCTGGTCCTGTTCTGTTGATGAAGTTCAGAGGTTTTTCTCAG AGTGCAAAATTGCGAGCAATGGGACAAGTATACACTTCACATACACACGGGAAGGACGGCCAAGTGGAGAGGCGTTTGTCGAGTTTGAATCAGAAGAAGATCTAAAAATTGCTGTGAAGAAAGACCGTGAAACCATGGGCCACCGTTACGTAGAAG TATTCAAATCCAACAGTGTTGAGATGGACTGGGTTCTAAAGCACACCGGACCGAACTGCCCGGACACAGGAGGGGATGGCCTGGTTAGGCTTCGTGGTCTGCCATTCGGATGCAGCAAGGAGGAAATTGTCCAGTTTTTTGCAG GGTTGGAAATCGTGCCAAATGGGATAACATTGCCGGTGGACTTCCAGGGGAGGAGTACGGGGGAGGCCTTCGTGCAGTTTGCTTCACAGGATATAGCCGAAAAGGCTCTAAAGAAACACAAGGAAAGAATAGGGCACAG GTATATAGAGATCTTCAAGAGCAGCCGCGCGGAAGTGCGCACACATTATGAACCCCAGCGTAAGGTCATGGGCATGCAGAGACCTGGCCCATACGACAGGCCTGGAGGCGGCCGCGGCTACAATAGCATGGGAAGAGGAGTCTCCTTTGAGAGAATGAGACGTGGAGGCTACGGTGGAG ATGGTCGATATGGAGATGGCGGCTCCTCCTTTCAAAGCACAACGGGACATTGTGTGCACATGAGAGGCCTTCCATACAGAGCAACTGAGACTGACATATACAAT TTCTTCTCTCCACTGAACCCAGTGCGTGTTCACCTGGAGATCGGTCCTGATGGAAGAGTAACAGGCGAGGCAGATGTAGAGTTTGCCACACATGAGGATGCAGTGGCAGCCATGTCAAAGGACAAAGCCAATATGC AGCATCGTTATGTGGAGCTGTTCCTAAACTCCACGGCAGGGGGTGGAAGTGGAGGATACGGTGGCCAAATGATGGGCGGTATGG GAAACCAGTCGTCATACGGACACAGCAGCCAACAGATGGGCTCTGGCTACAGCGGTGGTTATGGTAACCAGAGTGGCATGGGGGGCTATAGTGACTACAGTGAGTGTCAGCTCTTCCGTAGCTCTGCTAGCCGGTTCCCTGCCAAATCCTATCGCCCTTGGACCCCTAGGGGTAGCAGTTTGTAA
- the hnrnph1 gene encoding heterogeneous nuclear ribonucleoprotein H isoform X1, with protein sequence MADGEGFVVRVRGLPWSCSVDEVQRFFSECKIASNGTSIHFTYTREGRPSGEAFVEFESEEDLKIAVKKDRETMGHRYVEVFKSNSVEMDWVLKHTGPNCPDTGGDGLVRLRGLPFGCSKEEIVQFFAGLEIVPNGITLPVDFQGRSTGEAFVQFASQDIAEKALKKHKERIGHRYIEIFKSSRAEVRTHYEPQRKVMGMQRPGPYDRPGGGRGYNSMGRGVSFERMRRGGYGGDGRYGDGGSSFQSTTGHCVHMRGLPYRATETDIYNFFSPLNPVRVHLEIGPDGRVTGEADVEFATHEDAVAAMSKDKANMQHRYVELFLNSTAGGGSGGYGGQMMGGMGNQSSYGHSSQQMGSGYSGGYGNQSGMGGYSDYSNQGGMGSSYYGGGSRGSMGINGLNSGMGGGWGM encoded by the exons ATGGCGGATGGAGAGGGTTTTGTGGTGAGAGTCAGAGGTTTGCCCTGGTCCTGTTCTGTTGATGAAGTTCAGAGGTTTTTCTCAG AGTGCAAAATTGCGAGCAATGGGACAAGTATACACTTCACATACACACGGGAAGGACGGCCAAGTGGAGAGGCGTTTGTCGAGTTTGAATCAGAAGAAGATCTAAAAATTGCTGTGAAGAAAGACCGTGAAACCATGGGCCACCGTTACGTAGAAG TATTCAAATCCAACAGTGTTGAGATGGACTGGGTTCTAAAGCACACCGGACCGAACTGCCCGGACACAGGAGGGGATGGCCTGGTTAGGCTTCGTGGTCTGCCATTCGGATGCAGCAAGGAGGAAATTGTCCAGTTTTTTGCAG GGTTGGAAATCGTGCCAAATGGGATAACATTGCCGGTGGACTTCCAGGGGAGGAGTACGGGGGAGGCCTTCGTGCAGTTTGCTTCACAGGATATAGCCGAAAAGGCTCTAAAGAAACACAAGGAAAGAATAGGGCACAG GTATATAGAGATCTTCAAGAGCAGCCGCGCGGAAGTGCGCACACATTATGAACCCCAGCGTAAGGTCATGGGCATGCAGAGACCTGGCCCATACGACAGGCCTGGAGGCGGCCGCGGCTACAATAGCATGGGAAGAGGAGTCTCCTTTGAGAGAATGAGACGTGGAGGCTACGGTGGAG ATGGTCGATATGGAGATGGCGGCTCCTCCTTTCAAAGCACAACGGGACATTGTGTGCACATGAGAGGCCTTCCATACAGAGCAACTGAGACTGACATATACAAT TTCTTCTCTCCACTGAACCCAGTGCGTGTTCACCTGGAGATCGGTCCTGATGGAAGAGTAACAGGCGAGGCAGATGTAGAGTTTGCCACACATGAGGATGCAGTGGCAGCCATGTCAAAGGACAAAGCCAATATGC AGCATCGTTATGTGGAGCTGTTCCTAAACTCCACGGCAGGGGGTGGAAGTGGAGGATACGGTGGCCAAATGATGGGCGGTATGG GAAACCAGTCGTCATACGGACACAGCAGCCAACAGATGGGCTCTGGCTACAGCGGTGGTTATGGTAACCAGAGTGGCATGGGGGGCTATAGTGACTACA GTAATCAGGGCGGAATGGGGAGCAGTTACTACGGTGGAGGGAGCCGCGGGTCCATGGGAATAAATGGCCTCAACAGTGGCATGGGGGGAGGCTGGGGGATGTAG